The Desmodus rotundus isolate HL8 chromosome 2, HLdesRot8A.1, whole genome shotgun sequence region ATAGACTGTCTCTCTGACCTGGGTGGGAACTCCAGATCTGAAAGGCACATATATGCTACTTTTCCTCACCCAGAGGCGGGGTAATTATATGAGCAATACTTGGAGCAGTACCTGGCAAGGACCAAGTCTATGGGAGCTGAACAAAATACTTGGGCTGAAAGTGGGGGCAAAAGTACCCTAGATATAGAGTTGTTAGAATTTGGGGTAAGTTATAAATAtgcatttgtttctatataaCAGATATTAATAAATAGCTACTTATTAATagaacacatttatttcattaataatagCCTCTGGTCCAGAGTACAACTCATATTTAAGGAAGTGCCAACTGAGGTTAACAgttggaagctcagagaggaggACTTTTTCTCCTGTTCCAAGAGGCGCCAGAATCCACCCTCTAGTCTTGTGCGTGTGTGCAGGAAAGAGTAAACCTACCAGGCCCGAGACTTCTCTCTTCAGGAAGCCTGGCCCTTGGCCGGCAGCTGGCAACTTAATTTGGAAGTGCTCCCGCCATTCCCTAACTGGTAAGGGTGGCTCACCGTGCCTAAAGTGTTTGTGTACACATAATGTGATTTATGCCAGCTCTCCTTCTGTGAGTCCAGAATTTCAGTATGTGTTGGGTAGAGAGTGCTTGGCCGACCAACCCCCACTAAAACCCTGGACCTGAAGCAGGAGAGCCTCCCCAGGAGACAATTCACACGTGTCGTCACAACACGTGGGAGGAAAGGCGTGTGTCCTATGTGATTCCGCTGGCAACAGACTTTTGGAAGCTTGTGCTTGGTTTCCCCAGACCTTGCCACGTGCACCTTTCCCTTTGCTGACTTTGCTTTATATCCTTTCATTGCAATAAATCTCAACATGCGTATGACTATATGCTGAGGCCTGTGAGTCCTGGCGAATCTCTGAGCCAGGTACTGGGGACTGCCACCAGGCACCATGTGCCCAAATTGCTGGCTGACTGAGTGGTGCAGTTGGGAGAATACCGCAAAATCCCTTTGCCTCAAAATGTCTCCCTCTACTTGCTGGTGACTCTCTTGCCCTCGAAAAGGCAGAAATGTCAGATTCATTAGACCCTTGATGGAGGCTGGGCTGTATCCAGGACCTTCAGCCCTGCCCAGGGTCCTGAGAGAGCACAATGAATCCCATTGGGAAGTGGGTGCTAGACAGTCAGCTAGACCCACAGGCTGGTCATTGCCTCTCTTTTCCCATCAGACAACAATCCCAATTTATATTGGCGCCTCACTGAAATTACAAGTTACTGCGGGCATGGACCTCCAGAGTTGGTTATATACACTGCAAATTGTACATGTTAAATGTCCGAATGCCAAAGTTATTCATGTGCCCTTCAGAATGTCACTTTTAAGAAAGcatattttctgaaaagaagacaaaatagtACTTTACACTTTTGCCTGTGGCTGAgtcttgaaataatgaagttcACCTGTCGGGAAAGACAACCCTCCCCGCCAACCCCAGGTGTTACTATACCACATTCCTGGGGAAGTTTCTTGCCGAGGGCGGTGAAAGTCTCCCTTTCCAAAGCACAGTTGTTGATTAGCAATGACTTCATTGCTGGTGAAAATCGGAGCCTGCTGAGTAAGTTTTCAGAAGAGCTGCCCGTCTTTTTGTTGGCAGATAAGTCCAATTCTTGAAGATGCGAGAGTAAAGGGATACTCTGAGCTGTTCAAATGGCAGCAGTGACATGTTTTAGGCACCGCCTCACAAAGAGTCCCTGGGTGTTTGTTTCCCACAGTCTTCTTGCCTGGCAAGCCCCGCTGTCCCTTACGCACTTACACACCACCCTTACTCTACTCTTCCCAGCGtgcagcctgggctctgccacttctAGACCTCTCTCCAAAGACTCTGGAGACAGAGAACCAGctctaatcctggctctgctaccgAACAAGTGTGTGATTTTGGACAATTTACTTAACATGTccgaacttcagttttctcagtaGCAATATAGCAATTCTACTTCACAGGGTCATGGGGAAGATTAAACAACTTGGTACATCTAAAGTGCTCAGCAGCGTGCCTGGCACACATCAACTGCTACATTAATGGTCACCATTGCCATTCTTTTCGCAGAGTATAAGTACTAGGAAGGCAATGACATCAAGCAGTCTGAACAGATGTCTGCTGGTAACAGCACTTATACTCTGAGGGCCCTGCAGATGTGAAAATGTGGCATCCTGGGATCTCTGTGGAGCTGGCTCACCTCAAAGCCTTCCAGACCACATAAGCCCTGGCCACACTGACCTCTTGGTCACCATCACATCCCCTGATTTACTTCCCTCACAGCACCCCCATTATGTGATgttttagtttgtgtgtgtatgtgcgcatTCTGTCTTCCCCAGAGCGTGCATCAGAACCCGGGGGACCAGAGGCacaaaccaaacaaataaatacagaattcTAAATTACAtaaggaggaaggagggcagtAGGAAGATGAAGGGAAGGCAAGCACCTGTGATCCCAGCAGATATAATAACTGCCCCCCTCCCTTTGAGCCTCCACAGCACTTTGTGGTTTGTGCTTCACTATGTAATTTGGATTCTCATTGGTTTATTACTGCCCCTACCAGATGGAATCTCCTTGACCATGAATTTTCCTAAGCCCACAACACAGTTGTTGGCTAAATGATCTACAAGTCTATTTCTTTGGAGCTGTCTAGAATGATCAGATAaatgaatggttatttttaaaaaaagaatgcagccctggccaggtagctcagttggttggagcattttcccCACACTTCAAGGTTATAGGTTTTAGccccggtcagagcacacacaagaatcaatcaatgcgTAAACAAGTGGTACAACAAATTgctgtttctgtctgtctctctctcttccaattATTTAAcctcataaatatttatgtatttagtaCATAATacatcaacaaatgaattttatttccatttttttcaaaattaagcaGGAGGAAAACAATGCAATTCACGACAGCTTTTAAATAATCAGCTTTCCGGGGCCGTTCACCCGTGTTGGTGGCTACGAGTCCAGATGAGAGGCTGACCCCTCTGCTGTATTAGTGGTAACGGCTGGGGTCCTCTAGCAGTTTAATCCTCCCCTGAGCGACAACATGAGGTGTGACAGCCCTGCCATGCAGGTGTACCCAGGGGAATGTATGACTTGGAATCTGATGGACTGATAACTCGGGAGTGTCTGTCCCAGGTATGACGCTCATAAGTACAGGGGATGATTGCACCTCATAAAGCTCTACCTGGAGCTCAAGAAGGGGTTGTTTTGTTACTTTAAGGTCTTCAAGCCTTGAACTCTCATTTTCCAAACTCAAGGGATAAGAGCCTAAGAAATAACTAAGGTCTAAAAGATAGATGTTAGATCTAAAAGCCTATTTTACTGTTTTCCTTCCCAAAATTGTACTAAAAACAACTGagaaattctttttattcttgttcattgAGTCACTGAGTCATTTTATTCAATCACATATCCAACTAACATTTACTGGGTGCCAACTATGTGCCAGCCGCTGTGTTTGAGCAAAGGGGAGATGCTGAAGGTGACACACCCCTACCCAGGAGGAGCCCATGATCTGAAGAGAGCGCAAAGACAAAGGCCCCAGGGACAGAGCCTGGCTGGTGTGCGTGACGATCAGCCTGGAAGGTGTGGCTGGAGTGGCGCCACTGAGGGGAAAGGGTAGAGAATGAAGTCGGAGTGATGGAGGAAGCAGGCGACCATTCGGACCCTTGCAATAATCTAGGCAGGAGACAACTGTGGCCTAAACCAGGGTAGTAGAGGGCTAGATGGTGAGCCGCAATCAGATTTGGGATGTATTTTGAAAGTTTATTGTAGTTACAGATGGAATAAAACCCTTTATCTCAAGTCTATGCTTGCTGTGTGATATGGAAACTGCATTTCTACATGTTGTAGTAATAACAGGGCTATGTCTGGGGTGGAAAGTAAGTGTATTACCTAAAGTTGTGATGGACACCTGTTAGGCACCAGCCGGCTGACTTTTTCTGTAAGTTCATTTGTATCTAAGTGACTTAACTTACCTGTTAGTCTGCAAGCCTCAACACCCTTTGTTTTGGCTTTCTCTCTACACCCCTCTCTATGATAACCTTGGTGACACTAACAGATTTGTTTCTAAACAGCAACATAAGTCCAAAAGGTTCCCCTTCAAGTGCCATGTCTATCATTTACAGATGCATATAGGAGGCCTTTAGATTCGCTAACATTTACTGGGCATTTAATACATGCCAAATACTATATTGGAGCATTCACAGCACTTTTATTATTTGAGCCTCCCAGTAACTTCATAAATAGTAAGTTTAAGGGTATATTTCAAATTTGCCAAGTTTCCAAACATATGTCAAAGCTCCAAAATCTTTCCTTGGCTCTGTGGCACATACTTACTCAGTGACACCACATCGCCAGCTGTTAGTGAGCACTGGTGAAGATCCAGGACTTCCAGATGCTCTAGCATGGCCACCTGAGCTGGTGAGTCTTCGAAacctccacccagctccttgTTGCAGGAAAGGTCAAGTTTCCTCAGCTCACCCAAGTATCTAAAAGCAGCATCTACAAAGAAAGTCAAAATCTCATTACAACACATTACAAGGTGGTAAGCAGGtatggagcaggggaggggacatgTATGCAAAAGGGAAACTGAGCAAATAGATCAGAAAAACGCCAAGACAGAGGAATAACTGTAGACTGCAGACTCCCTACCATCCTGACCTCTTTGGATTTGACAATGACTTCAAACATGCAGTGGTTCTCCTACTCCACTTGAGTTTTGGTGTTTTTATAGAATTCTGGACTTAATCAAACTGTCAGTGAGAAGGATATTATAGGCTCTGTAAGTCAAAGGGAAAACTCAATTTCAGTTCATATTTTCCCTTAACGTGGATGCTCTAAACTGAGAAATAAGTTTTAACTCTGATACCACGAAAACTATTCTTTTTATCAGTACCAATTCCTACTTACTTCTGAGCATAAAATAatgctgacatttttaaaagtaagagaaaaaggaagtgcTTTAATAGCACAGAAACTTTCACCCAGCATCTATCTTAAACCTAAAATATCCTGGCTTTTTCAGATTCAGCCactttcaaagtttatttttgtagtcATGAAAGTATGTGCtcactgtaaaagaaaaaatacactaagAAGATTTAAATTACCCATAATCTTATTCCTCAACATAACCactatttgtattttacataaaagttataaaaatatataaaataaaacaatatatatacataaaacataagATAAAATTACATACGTATATAAATTTCAGCCATTGCTAACTTACCCAATAGTGTGACATTCTTCTGTGATATCCACAGGACTGTAACTTCAACACTTTCAGACCTGAGGTACTTCTTAACGCCTGAGCAATACTGTTTAGACTGCCACCGATGTTTCTGTTCATGGAAAGATCAAGTACTTCAAGACTTTGCAGCACAGGTAGCAACTGACCTGGAAGGAAAGAAATTTGAACAAAAGAGTAACTCAGTAAAAATGCAGGTGTGGGAGGTTGGGCAAGCAGGAGGGGATTGAAGTCCCGTGGGCCTCAGGGATGGAGCGAGCCACTTTCAATTCAGGGTGAAGGAAAACATAGCCAACTTTGACTCTCAAGTTATCCAATCCTGGgcatcttcactttttttttttttttttttttggaatagacTTTTCCAAATTCCACTTACCCACAAACGTCCCATCTTCTAAGGTGAGCATGCAGTCCACGAGCTCTAGTGTTCGTATCTTGCACCCTGCTTGGAACTCCTGGAGGATCAGAGGCACATTTCCTCCCACTTTACTGTTCCAGGACAAATTCAGCTCTTCAAGGTCAGGTATCAATTTAAGTGCTTCTTCTGTTACAAAGTGGCCCGAAGATTGATCACTAGTCCACAAAGCGGATAATGCATTTCAAAGTCAACCCAACCGTTATCTGTGGAGTATCGAAGCTGGCCAGGTACTGGTTAGGTGccaaggaacaaagaaaagaaaaggccccAGTCCCTACCCACTCCCAGCGAGAGGAGCGTCTGCATTTACAGACAGAGTACACTACTCCTCCCAAAGTTCTGAAGCCATGCTTacaagcaaaaattattttttaaaaatcctcctgCCAGTGGGGTGTTTTTCACTGAGTTGTTTTTGTGGTGGTAAACGTTTGTATTAGTCCATTACTCTCTCTCCTGCACCCTCCCTGGGAGCAGCATCGCTGAGAAGCTCGGCCGGGGTAGATGCAAAACAAAGCCAAGCACTGGCCATGTGGGTAAAGTCACCTGACATCAAGAACATCACACACAACTGAACCAACCACTGCAGAGAAGAACTAATAACAGAGCATCAGGCACTAACAGCTCATACTGACCACACAGCCTTCGGGGATAGAGAAGGGGGCCGTGAGAAACAGGCGAAATAACATTTCTGAAACCATTTCGCACAGGAAAGCACCCACGGGCCACacaggagaggctgggagagatCAGGGGAAGTGACCGGAGGAATCATTAGGAATGATTTTCACCATTGTGGGGAGAACAGGCTGGAGAGCCACACATGGAAAATGCGCTTGTCAAAGTGCAGGGTCAACCTTAACTCTCTACAATTCAGAGTGCTGGAAAGCACCCTGTGTCCAGAAGCCTTTCTTCCAAGGCCCGCTGCTGGGCTTGGACTTCTCCCTTTGGTTACTCATTGTATGGATTAAGGCTTTAGGAGTCCAGGAACCCCATGTTAAAATGCACGTTCTTCCCACAGAGGTGTCATTTTGCGTGACATCGGCAGTCAACTGGGGTGGCTTTCTAGAGCCCTGAAGCATCAGGATCAGGGAGAAAGAGTGATGAGCTTGTCTGCAGTGCTCGTGGCACTGGACTGCTATGCACTGGCCACCCTGCCCTAAGCAGTTGTACGAGGTGCCATGGTGTGAAAATGCTTCCCGATTTACGTTATCTGACACCCCATCTGCCAGTAAGGTGAAGGAAAGCCCCTTCTGATGGAGGAGGGTACAGAAATCCTTCCAGAGAGGAGAAAGACTCTGGGACAGGAGAAAGGACACCAGACATCACAGCGACAAAGATACATACTCTCTCCAAATAAGTTTAGAGTGGTTCCCAGGGCAGAAATTCCATTTCCTGGTTTCTCAAGGAAATAGAAGGAAGATCATGAAAAGATTAGACTaatcaaagaaaataaggaaactacATTTTATTTCCATGCCCAAGTAACAATGTATTAAATTTGCGATTCTGCTATACCATAACCAACCACTAACCAGTGGAACTAAATTCCTCATGTGAAACCATAGAAAGGAAATTTTGGATGAaggactggggaagggaggatCTATCACTTCCTGAGCACCTATTATGAGCCCAGTATGTAGTAGgcactttaaataaattatttacttatttaatcctcacaataattttTTGAGGTAGGTATCACACCTTTCCAgaggtaagaaaactgaagctcagaaaggttaaatagTTTGACCATGGTGACAAAGCTAGTTAGAAGtggggccaggatttgaaccaggaTCTGGCCAACCGTGAGATGTATGACGTTTCTCCTCAGCTATAAGAAGGGTGGCCCAGGGGGCATCCGCTGGCTCCCATTTTGTAGGGAGGGATTGGAGAGAAGACATTGGCATGAATCATGTCATTTTTACAGAAATCTTTGCAGAGATGTAAATGATCAAAATACATCACTGCAATAAGAAACTTTAgacaaaagaaagtttaaaaatattaatgtcatCTAAAACGAGCAAGCATTTTAATAAGTCATTGGGTTAGTAGCAGGACAAATTTTATCCTTCGTTCTGTTACTCTATGTTCAGCGTATAAACTAACGTAATTGAGGTTCTATTGCTATTTAAACCATTTCTTTTAGCTGAAAAATcttgttttgatcattttttaaaaaattaaagtggaaaaatAGAAGAGATTACTTTGGAATTGGAGGAAAATTTAATTGTTATCTACTCCAGCTCCTCtagtttacaggtgaggaaacagaccAGAGCGCAAGTTTGACAGGTATCTCCACTCATACTCGGTGAGGGCAGGTACCTGGTCAGCCTATTCCCTTCTCTATCCTGGAAATGGGCCCATTGCTAGGTACAGGTTACATAGGTCTTTAGAAATTATGCTAATGCTCCACACCACATTGTCTCAAGCACAGAACACTCCTCCAGCGCTGAGGGAGTGGCAACCCAGATAGTTTGCCCTGGAGGGCAGCGCTGCAAAGGTGCTTCGAGGGAAGTCCTTTACACGAAGCACTCATCATACCCAGTGCTCGGAACATCATCAGTGGTGAGTCTGCAACTGCACAGCCTCAGGCTTTTTAACTTGTTGTCAAGATGCATTTGCTCAGTGATTAAAGGGAGGGCTCCACCAATGAAATAATTCCAGGaaatgtccagtttttccaaGTCTTGGAGAAAAGGCAGCAAAGCAACTAGacgtaaacaaaagaaaatacagattagCATATGAAACTTGTGGTGTATAGTGAATAGGATCCATTGCCCATACTCACAGAACATAGTTCTGCACTGTAAGAGAATAAAGCGGACGAGGGGCACGCGGATCTCTCAACTGTGCAATCGGAGAGATTGTAAATAGGACATTTACATATCCTATTTCTTGGGACGTTTTCTATTTTTGCCACATAACATCACCCTGAAAATGTAGTGGTGTCTCTGCAGGACTTCACAGAATCTTCTATACCGTTGAGAAAAGTGGTAATTCTACTGTTACCACCGCTGTCGCTCTGAGGCACATACTAGTCCTTGTATTTTGTGGATCCCTCCCACATCCACCACCTGGTCATCCTATCGGATCCTCAGGCTGATGGCCTAGACCTCTCTCTGAGCCAGGACTGCTGAGGTTGCAGGAGcc contains the following coding sequences:
- the LRRC31 gene encoding LOW QUALITY PROTEIN: leucine-rich repeat-containing protein 31 (The sequence of the model RefSeq protein was modified relative to this genomic sequence to represent the inferred CDS: inserted 1 base in 1 codon), translating into MSQTRKKSSSEGETKPQTSFINRFLRGSKLRSSKAESKKEGNDLKMTDCQPSDEKPAPLDAAKPLFSEMELELGCRADKNEKFLEKLGKQAINKSLDLNNGRLTTADVREMVALLPFLQDLEKLDISWNYFIGGALPLITEQMHLDNKLKSLRLCSCRLTTDDVPSTGEALKLIPDLEELNLSWNSKVGGNVPLILQEFQAGCKIRTLELVDCMLTLEDGTFVGQLLPVLQSLEVLDLSMNRNIGGSLNSIAQALRSTSGLKVLKLQSCGXSQKNVTLLDAAFRYLGELRKLDLSCNKELGGGFEDSPAQVAMLEHLEVLDLHQCSLTAGDVVSLTQSIPLLSHLQELDLSANKKTGSSSENLLSRLRFSPAMKSLLINNCALERETFTALAEVSIHLPALEVVNLSWNKCVGGNLKLLLETLKLSTSLQVLRLSSCSLVTEDMALLGFYL